Within the Porphyromonadaceae bacterium W3.11 genome, the region TATGGAAGCTATGGCTATAGGACTGAAAGAGTCACTTCAGTTTGAATACATTGAGCACCGCGTTCGTCAGGTACGTTATTTAGGCGATCTCCTTAAGGAAGCCGGAGTACCTATCATCGAACCCGTGGGAGGTCATGCGGTATTCCTTGACGCTCGCCGCTTCTGCCCACATCTAACACAGGAGCAGTTCCCTGCTCAGGCACTAGCAGCTAACCTATATATCGAAAGTGGGGTACGTTCTATGGAGCGTGGTATCGTAAGTGCCGGACGTGATCCAAAGACGGGCGAGAACCACAAGCCTAAACTAGAGACCGTACGTCTAACCATTCCTCGTAGAGTATATACCTATGCTCACATGCAGCTAGTTGCAGAGGCTGTGATCAAGCTTTATAAGCATGCTCATACCATCAAGGGATTACGATTCGTATATGAACCAAAACAATTACGTTTCTTCACAGCTAGATTTGAAGAGATCTAACCTGAGAGGAGGTCTTGCAGATTCATAAGCAACTCTGCAAAGCGTTTACATGATGGATAGAATACAAAGTGCTGAAGGGGTGAGTGATGACATGGCGAATTCACTGCCTAACCAAGATGCCTTAAGCGAGACATGATATCGCCATTGTGCAACGCTCGCAATATATAAATCATGATATAACTGTACTAGTGGGTGTTATTATATGACACCCACTATTTTTTACAATATAACACCAAAATAAACATTCCTGTAATCGAAATGAAATATAATTAGACTTAAAACAAACCATACGTTTGTTTATTACAGAAAATATGCATACCTTTGCAATGTGGTTTTTTCATAATAGTATTAGATTATAGGTTAAAGTAACGGTTAGGGATGTCGTGAGACATCCTATTCCTTATAAAAGAAAGCGAAGCTAATGTATTAGCTTCGCTTTTTTATCTATTATCAATAAACTCTTTCACTCACTCACAGAAGAGTTGGTAATACCATGAAAAGGAATGAGATCAGAAGGATAAATCCGAATATTGCGATGACGTTAAAAAGGATATCCACCGTATTGATAGGATGCTTACGTGCCCACCAAACCGATACAATGACGGAGAGGATACATGATGCTAGCATCGTAAAGGTGTATATCTGCGTCATATCTATAGTCAAAAAATTGACCAGCATGACGACTAAGGCAATGGCACAGACTATAAATGTTGGAGCCCATTTATCTACAACAGTTAGATGACTTCGTCTTTCATCTTTATTAATTTCATTATTCATAACACGCTCTAATATCGTAACATTTATATATCACAAAGATAACTATTTATTAGACGACTTCATACATGGGGGAGAAAACCTCCTTTTTCTCTCAAATCCTAATCCTCCTTTTTTCTCTTTTTACTCTTCGGATAAGGTAAGACCTCAGCTAAAATCTTCACAACTTCCATACATAGGTAATGGTCAGTTTCATCTAAGATATAATGCTCTTTCGCACTAGGATAAGGGAAGCCACATTCTGCATTATCCATCAAATGCTCAATGGCTGGATGCTTCTTGACGAATGCAGTATTATCACAAGCTAGTATCACAGGCTTTTCATCCACATAGATGACGTACTCGCCAAACATCTTCCGATATCTCACGTACCCAGCATTAGATATCTGATCACAGATAGACTCTATAAATTCCACCCTACATGCCATAACTCAACCTTTATTCTCCCTAAACAATTTAACATTACGAAACAACCGGAACGGAAGCACCATCCAGCCAATTATAGAGGCCAGCCAAAGCTTTAATGCAAAATAAATAAGCCAGCCAGGAAGCGATAAAAATAAAAATGCCCTTGAAGTAAAGTTCGAAAGAGAAAGCCATCCCGCAACAATAGAGGCTCCTACATAGAAGGCCATAATGAAAAAGATAAACCTCCAGAAAAAAGAAAACTCTTCACCTGAAGCCTCCACATCACTCAGTTGTGATTGAGTGATTGCCAAAATCACCACGCCCAAGACAAAGGAGATTATCCACTCCTTTAAAATAGCTTGACGTATGGCTAACCGACGCTTTTCACTACACTCGCTGCAAAGAGGCACCTCGTAACCTGAGCTTGAGGCACACTCAAAACAAAGGGCCTTATGACAATCATTACAGATTGCCACAGAGGATTCATTCTTGTGATAATAGCAATTCATTACAATACATTATGAGTTAAACGTTTATGATATGACGATTATAGACGGTCAAAGATACTAAAGGTTGCAGAAATAAGATAAGGCAAAAGAGAAAAATGTCAGAAATAGCATTGATATAATCACTCTCAAAACTAACCACCTCTTTTGAACCAAGTAGAATACAAGAAATATCCCTAAGCAAATCTATTCAATACGACTAAAGTTCAATGCTAGTCCATTTATTGATTCATATCAAAATGAAAGGGTGCTTAAAAACCAGACACATCAAGCGAATATCCGTCCTATAGGAAACCAAAATCCTTCTTATAGGAAAAAAATGTGCTTCCTATTGAAAACATTTCCGCTTCATATAACTAAAAGATCTCCTATCATAAGCGTGTCATAGAAAGCATCCCCAGCAACAAATTAACACATCACATTCATCGCTCACAGTCAGTCCCTTATAAATAATGCAACACTATCTACCGCAAACTTTCTGGGCATCAAAATAAAATAGGTTGCGAATGATAAGGGGGCACATCTATTCTCCAATCCACTTAAAAATAATTCATCTCTTTCTTTTCAACCTCTCAATAGTTGTTCTGACAGCAATTCACTTTATATCGAAAAAACATAATGTTTAGAAGATAACCCGATATTAATCAATGCACAACAGCTTTCTTTTCGAGAATAATCAGTAAGTTTGTGAGAGATAATTATTAACAAAAAAAATACACTATATGAAAAAAGTTTTAAAGTGGAGTATCTCTATCACGCTACTCGTAATCTTAGGCATTGGCAGTGCTGGTGCTTGTACTACAGCGGTCATCTCAGGAAAGTTCACAAAGAGCGGTCGCCCTATGATTTGGAAGCTTAGGGATACCGAAGAGTATGCTAACCACATGCGTCGCTTTGAAAGCAAAATTGGTTATTATGTAGGACTTATGAATGATAGCGACCCTAAGGGTGAGCACATCTGGGGTGGGCATAATAGTCATGGATTTGCCATCATGAATAGTGCCTCATTCAACGTCAATAAAAATGACACAACGGACATCTCTAACCAAGAAGGTGTCTTCATGAAGAAGGCTTTAGCTGAATGTCGTAACCTAGAGGACTTTGAAGCTTTACTGAACAACGCACCTAAACCGATGGGTTTAGCGAGCCACTTTGGTGTATTAGATGCTGAAGGTGGTGCTGCTTTCTATGAAGTTAATAACTACACATGGAAAAAGTTTGATGCCAACGAAGACCCTCGCGGTTATGTGATCCGCACCAACTTCTCTTATACTGGAGACGAAAATGAAGGTCTTGGATATGTTCGCCACTCCTGTGCTTCTTATCTTTTCTCCCCTATTGACAAAGGTACCCTGACCCTTACAGAACTAGGTAGTCGTCTATCTCGATCCATGTACCATGGTCTTCTAGAGATTGATTACAGGACATTAGCTGAAGAGGATGCTCTTCCTAGTAAAAGTGGATATATTGACTCTGATGACCTCATCACTCGCTATGGTACCAGCTCTATGATCCTCGTAGAGGGAGTCGCGAAGGGCGATGATCCTTCACTCACTACCTCATGGGTACAGATTGGTAATCCTTACCTATCTCCGCTGGTACCGATCTGGACATGGCAAGAAGTCCCAACTGAATTGGCTATGCCTCAAGATGGAGCAGAAAAGACCATGGCTCAAAGGGCTATGGATCTGAAAAAGAAGCTTTATCCTGTAAATACTATCGAAGAGACCCGTTACCTCTATATGCCATTGATCTATAGAAAAGATGGAGAAGGCTTGGCTCAAAGATTAGAAAAGCTTGAAGCTAAGTTCTTACCAATGATTGAGAACGAAAAAGATCATCAGAAATTGCTTAGCCTGCAAGGTCAATTAATCAAAGAGGGTATGGCGATCCAAACCTCTTTCATGGACTAAGATGTTATAAAAAAAGCTGAGGTTAAGCCACAGCCTTTTTAGAGCTATTAATCCGATAAAGTGGCACTTGGTGCTACTTTATCGGATTAATCATATTTGCCTCTAGAACAAATACATGTAGAGGTATAGTTTATACGAAGTTAGCAAAGTCTTCAATGATATAAAAAAGTGATTTCGGGAAAGATATAACCCTTTTCTGTAACTCTCATCTATGATAATAAGAAAGAGTATGAGAGTGAGTTTCGTCCCAGTGGTCATCATCACTTACAAATGTTGCCTCTTTGATTCCTTTTAGATTTTATCTTTTTACTCCTAAGGTGATATTACCATAATATTTTTTAAACACTAGCCTAGGGCTTACAATAATTTGTTATCTTTGCGTTCTGAATTAGAAAGATTCTTGTATTAATATTTTACTAAATATCCGATTG harbors:
- a CDS encoding TfoX/Sxy family protein, coding for MACRVEFIESICDQISNAGYVRYRKMFGEYVIYVDEKPVILACDNTAFVKKHPAIEHLMDNAECGFPYPSAKEHYILDETDHYLCMEVVKILAEVLPYPKSKKRKKED
- a CDS encoding carcinine hydrolase/isopenicillin-N N-acyltransferase family protein — its product is MKKVLKWSISITLLVILGIGSAGACTTAVISGKFTKSGRPMIWKLRDTEEYANHMRRFESKIGYYVGLMNDSDPKGEHIWGGHNSHGFAIMNSASFNVNKNDTTDISNQEGVFMKKALAECRNLEDFEALLNNAPKPMGLASHFGVLDAEGGAAFYEVNNYTWKKFDANEDPRGYVIRTNFSYTGDENEGLGYVRHSCASYLFSPIDKGTLTLTELGSRLSRSMYHGLLEIDYRTLAEEDALPSKSGYIDSDDLITRYGTSSMILVEGVAKGDDPSLTTSWVQIGNPYLSPLVPIWTWQEVPTELAMPQDGAEKTMAQRAMDLKKKLYPVNTIEETRYLYMPLIYRKDGEGLAQRLEKLEAKFLPMIENEKDHQKLLSLQGQLIKEGMAIQTSFMD